One region of Streptomyces sp. NBC_00442 genomic DNA includes:
- a CDS encoding hydrolase: MLGATRSGRSGRRTAGALAAIGALVVAGGAAAEAATPPAATAHPAATAPHRVLFDNSKAETAGNADWIISTSQPDPLAQNPSPGADKDWTGALSSWGVALQKSGGYALKTLPSGNTITYGTSSALDLKNFDTFVLPEPNVLLSAAEKTAVMQFVKNGGGLFLISDHTGSDRNNDGADAVKVINDLMSNNSVDSTDPFGFSVDSLNIATDNPRAVSDSSDPVLNGSFGKVTGSIIRNGTTVTLKPADNAAAKGEVYRTGSSGNTGAFFATSSFGSGRVAFWGDSSPIDDGTGQSGNTLYDGWNDPAGTDAALALNATEWLSGASTGGGTGSCTAAQLLANPGFESGSSGWSATSGIINTNAGEPARTGAYKAWLGGKGTAHTDTLAQTVSIPAGCAASLGFQLHIDTAETGGTAYDTLKVQVVNASGTVLATPVTYSNLNAASGYAQRTVDLGAYAGQTVTLRFTATEGSKLQTSFVLDDTALTVS, from the coding sequence ATGCTCGGAGCCACACGTTCCGGCCGCTCGGGCCGACGGACCGCAGGCGCCCTGGCCGCGATCGGCGCGCTCGTCGTCGCCGGTGGCGCGGCCGCCGAAGCCGCCACCCCGCCGGCCGCCACGGCCCACCCGGCCGCCACCGCCCCGCACCGGGTGCTGTTCGACAACTCCAAGGCGGAGACCGCGGGCAACGCCGACTGGATCATCAGTACCAGCCAGCCGGATCCCCTGGCCCAAAACCCCTCCCCCGGCGCCGACAAGGACTGGACCGGCGCCCTGTCCTCGTGGGGCGTGGCGCTCCAGAAGAGCGGCGGCTACGCCCTCAAGACGCTGCCTTCGGGCAACACCATCACCTACGGCACGTCGTCCGCGCTCGACCTCAAGAACTTCGACACGTTCGTCCTGCCCGAGCCGAACGTCCTGCTGAGCGCCGCCGAGAAGACCGCGGTGATGCAGTTCGTGAAGAACGGCGGCGGGCTCTTCCTCATCTCCGACCACACCGGCTCCGACCGCAACAACGACGGCGCGGACGCGGTGAAGGTCATCAACGACCTGATGTCCAACAACAGTGTCGACTCCACCGACCCGTTCGGCTTCTCGGTCGACTCGCTCAACATCGCCACCGACAACCCGAGGGCCGTCAGCGACAGTTCCGACCCGGTCCTCAACGGCTCGTTCGGCAAGGTGACCGGCAGCATCATCCGCAACGGCACCACCGTGACCCTCAAGCCGGCCGACAACGCCGCCGCCAAGGGCGAGGTCTACCGCACCGGATCCTCGGGGAACACCGGCGCCTTCTTCGCCACCAGCTCCTTCGGCAGCGGCCGCGTCGCCTTCTGGGGCGACAGCTCGCCCATCGACGACGGCACGGGCCAGTCCGGCAACACCCTGTACGACGGCTGGAACGACCCCGCGGGCACCGACGCCGCGCTCGCCCTCAACGCCACCGAGTGGCTCTCCGGCGCGTCCACGGGCGGCGGCACCGGCTCGTGCACCGCGGCCCAGCTGCTCGCCAACCCCGGCTTCGAATCCGGCAGTTCGGGGTGGTCCGCGACCAGCGGCATCATCAACACGAACGCCGGCGAGCCCGCCCGCACAGGCGCCTACAAGGCCTGGCTCGGCGGCAAGGGAACCGCGCACACCGACACCCTCGCCCAGACGGTGTCGATCCCCGCGGGCTGCGCCGCCTCGCTGGGCTTCCAGCTGCACATCGACACCGCGGAGACCGGAGGCACCGCGTACGACACCCTCAAGGTCCAGGTCGTGAACGCCAGCGGCACGGTCCTCGCCACTCCCGTCACGTACTCCAACCTCAACGCCGCGAGCGGCTACGCGCAGCGCACCGTGGATCTCGGCGCCTACGCGGGGCAGACGGTGACGCTCAGGTTCACCGCGACGGAGGGCTCCAAGCTCCAGACGTCGTTCGTCCTGGACGACACCGCGCTCACGGTGAGCTGA
- a CDS encoding class I SAM-dependent methyltransferase, translating to MFAPQGPTFRELAVQALSSVEHGYDLLAPKFDHTPFRTPEAVLAPVASVLDALGPFGRGLDLCCGTGAGLGVLGEVCREEVTGVDISAGMLAVAARAHPRARLIRADARALPLRAAFDLAVSFGAFGHFLPRERPGLFAQVHAALRPGGRFAFPVVAPPRPGGPAHLALLGFDTAMRVRNALWRPPFVMYYRGFGLADVRRELAAAGFGVELYALEELGRRADGSPRARLVVATR from the coding sequence ATGTTCGCTCCCCAGGGCCCCACCTTCCGGGAACTCGCCGTCCAGGCGCTGTCGTCCGTCGAGCACGGCTACGACCTGCTCGCCCCCAAGTTCGACCACACCCCCTTCCGCACGCCCGAGGCGGTCCTCGCGCCGGTGGCGTCCGTGCTCGACGCGCTCGGCCCCTTCGGCCGGGGGCTCGACCTGTGCTGCGGTACCGGCGCGGGCCTCGGCGTCCTTGGCGAGGTGTGCCGCGAGGAGGTCACCGGGGTCGACATCAGCGCCGGGATGCTGGCCGTCGCCGCCCGCGCCCACCCGAGGGCACGGCTGATCCGGGCCGACGCACGCGCGCTGCCGCTGCGTGCCGCGTTCGATCTGGCCGTCAGCTTCGGCGCGTTCGGGCACTTCCTGCCCCGGGAGCGCCCCGGCCTCTTCGCCCAGGTGCACGCCGCGCTGCGGCCCGGCGGCAGGTTCGCCTTCCCGGTGGTGGCGCCGCCGCGGCCCGGCGGCCCGGCGCACCTCGCCCTGCTGGGATTCGACACGGCGATGCGGGTGCGCAACGCGCTGTGGCGTCCCCCGTTCGTCATGTACTACCGCGGGTTCGGGCTCGCGGACGTGCGCCGGGAACTCGCGGCCGCCGGCTTCGGCGTCGAGCTGTACGCGCTCGAGGAGCTCGGCCGACGCGCGGACGGCAGCCCACGCGCCCGGCTTGTGGTGGCCACCAGGTAG
- a CDS encoding NPCBM/NEW2 domain-containing protein — MGFNNWNSTHCRAEFNEAMVEGVADAFVADGLKDVGYTYVNIDDCWALPDRDAAGNLVPDPARFPHGIKAVADYVHAKGLKFGLYSSAGTKTCDTQGFPGGLGHERQDAELWASWGVDYLKYDNCNNGGVDARQRYRAMGDALKATGRPILYSICEWGQNQPWTWASGTGNSWRTTGDISDSWSSMIGIAHQNQPLAAAAGPGGWNDPDMLEVGNGGMTDTEYRTHFSLWSQMAAPLLIGSDLRAPSAATLAILKNTDVIAVDQDPLGRQGTVVSSSGGLVVMTKPLADGGRSVTLTNETASARTVSTSIGAIGLGGSSSYTLKDLWSHRTSVTTGAIGASVPAHGTVMYRVTPGPRTSPAPGLHQLSDLSWTSAENGWGPVERDRSNGEQATGDGRSLTLNGAGYTKGLGVHASSTLTYYLGGTCTAFRADVGLDDEVGAKGSVVFQVYRDGVPVAASGRVTGADAARTIGADLTGADELKLVVTDSGDGIDYDHADWAAPHLTCS; from the coding sequence ATGGGGTTCAACAACTGGAACTCCACGCACTGCCGGGCCGAGTTCAACGAGGCGATGGTCGAGGGCGTCGCGGACGCCTTCGTCGCCGACGGCCTCAAGGACGTCGGGTACACCTACGTCAACATCGACGACTGCTGGGCGCTGCCCGACCGTGACGCCGCCGGGAATCTCGTGCCCGACCCGGCGCGCTTCCCCCACGGCATCAAGGCCGTCGCGGACTACGTGCACGCCAAGGGGCTCAAGTTCGGCCTCTACTCCAGCGCCGGCACCAAGACCTGCGACACGCAGGGCTTCCCCGGCGGTCTCGGGCACGAGCGGCAGGACGCCGAGCTGTGGGCGTCGTGGGGTGTGGACTACCTCAAGTACGACAACTGCAACAACGGCGGCGTCGACGCCCGACAGCGCTACCGGGCGATGGGCGACGCCCTGAAGGCCACCGGCCGGCCCATCCTCTACAGCATCTGCGAGTGGGGCCAGAACCAGCCCTGGACGTGGGCGTCGGGCACCGGCAACTCGTGGCGCACCACGGGCGACATCAGCGACTCCTGGTCGAGCATGATCGGCATCGCGCACCAGAACCAGCCGCTGGCCGCCGCCGCGGGGCCGGGCGGCTGGAACGACCCGGACATGCTGGAGGTCGGCAACGGCGGCATGACCGACACCGAGTACCGCACGCACTTCAGCCTGTGGTCGCAGATGGCGGCGCCGCTCCTCATCGGGAGCGACCTGCGCGCCCCGAGCGCGGCCACCCTCGCGATCCTGAAGAACACCGACGTCATCGCCGTCGACCAGGATCCGCTCGGTCGGCAGGGCACGGTCGTGTCCAGCTCGGGCGGCCTGGTCGTGATGACCAAGCCCCTCGCGGACGGCGGCCGTTCGGTGACCCTCACCAATGAGACCGCCTCCGCCCGCACGGTCTCGACGTCGATCGGTGCCATCGGGCTCGGCGGGTCGTCCTCGTACACCCTCAAGGACCTGTGGTCCCATCGCACCAGCGTCACCACGGGCGCCATCGGCGCGTCGGTGCCCGCGCACGGCACGGTGATGTACCGGGTCACGCCGGGCCCCAGGACGTCACCGGCGCCGGGGCTCCACCAGCTCAGCGATCTGTCGTGGACATCGGCGGAGAACGGCTGGGGTCCGGTCGAACGCGACCGCAGCAACGGCGAACAGGCCACGGGCGACGGCCGGAGCCTCACCCTCAACGGCGCCGGATACACCAAGGGCCTCGGCGTCCACGCCTCGTCCACGCTGACGTACTACCTCGGCGGCACCTGCACCGCGTTCAGGGCGGACGTGGGTCTCGACGACGAGGTGGGCGCGAAGGGGTCGGTCGTCTTCCAGGTCTACCGGGACGGGGTGCCGGTCGCCGCCAGCGGCCGGGTCACCGGCGCCGACGCGGCGAGAACGATCGGCGCCGATCTGACCGGAGCCGACGAGCTGAAGCTGGTCGTGACGGACTCCGGGGACGGCATCGACTACGACCACGCCGACTGGGCGGCGCCCCACCTCACCTGTTCCTGA
- a CDS encoding SufS family cysteine desulfurase has translation MTIPETADPRAHSRPADSRPETGPADAPGRTPDAFTPESARKDVPILHRTVNGHPLVWLDNAATTQKPRQVIEAVAGYYGTANSNIHRGAHTMAREATDLYEAGRAAVADFLGAASPDSIVFVRGTTEAVNLVAQSWGRGRLGPGDDILVPALEHHSNIVPWQLIAKETRARVVPVPLLADGRIDQDAYAGLLSSRTRLVALGQASNVLGTVPPVREMTALAHRYGARVLVDGAQAVAHLPVDVTALDADFYAFSGHKLYAPTGIGALYVKPGVLGELRPWQGGGNMIDSVSFERTTFAPAPHLLEAGTGHIAGVAGLLAALNWFTSFDLAAVAAYEEALTAYARKAMGNVPGLEILGPEARRIAVLTFTMAGRDPADIASWLDRDGIAIRAGHHCAQPALAHYGLAAAARASFALYNTPEEVDRLVTSLLELDRSA, from the coding sequence ATGACTATTCCTGAGACCGCGGACCCGCGGGCGCACAGCCGCCCGGCGGACAGCCGCCCGGAGACGGGCCCGGCCGACGCCCCGGGCCGCACCCCGGATGCGTTCACGCCCGAGTCGGCCCGCAAGGACGTCCCGATCCTGCACCGTACGGTCAACGGGCATCCGCTGGTGTGGCTCGACAACGCGGCCACCACGCAGAAGCCGCGCCAGGTCATCGAGGCCGTCGCCGGCTACTACGGCACGGCGAACTCCAACATCCACCGGGGCGCACACACCATGGCGCGCGAGGCCACCGATCTCTACGAGGCGGGCCGGGCCGCCGTCGCGGACTTCCTCGGGGCGGCGTCCCCCGATTCCATCGTGTTCGTCCGCGGCACGACGGAGGCGGTGAACCTGGTCGCCCAGAGCTGGGGCCGCGGCCGCCTCGGCCCCGGCGACGACATCCTCGTACCGGCCCTCGAACACCATTCCAACATCGTTCCCTGGCAGTTGATCGCGAAGGAGACCCGGGCCCGGGTGGTGCCGGTGCCCCTCCTCGCGGACGGCCGGATCGACCAGGACGCCTACGCCGGCCTGCTCTCCTCGCGCACCCGCCTGGTGGCGCTCGGGCAGGCGTCCAACGTCCTCGGCACGGTACCGCCGGTCCGCGAGATGACCGCGCTCGCCCACCGCTACGGGGCCAGGGTTCTCGTCGACGGCGCCCAGGCCGTCGCCCACCTGCCCGTCGACGTGACCGCCCTGGACGCCGACTTCTACGCCTTCTCCGGGCACAAGCTGTACGCCCCGACGGGCATCGGCGCGCTCTATGTGAAGCCGGGCGTGCTCGGGGAGCTCCGGCCCTGGCAGGGCGGTGGCAACATGATCGACTCGGTCTCCTTCGAGCGCACCACGTTCGCCCCCGCGCCCCATCTCCTGGAAGCCGGTACCGGGCACATCGCGGGCGTGGCCGGACTGCTCGCCGCGCTGAACTGGTTCACCTCCTTCGACCTGGCCGCGGTCGCGGCGTACGAGGAGGCCCTCACGGCGTACGCGCGGAAAGCCATGGGGAACGTGCCGGGCCTGGAGATCCTGGGTCCTGAGGCACGGAGGATCGCGGTCCTGACGTTCACCATGGCGGGCCGGGATCCGGCGGATATCGCCTCGTGGCTCGACCGCGACGGCATCGCGATCCGGGCCGGCCATCACTGCGCGCAGCCCGCCCTGGCCCACTACGGCCTGGCAGCCGCCGCCCGCGCCTCGTTCGCCCTGTACAACACGCCCGAGGAGGTGGACCGGCTGGTGACGTCGCTGCTCGAACTCGACCGCTCGGCCTGA
- a CDS encoding family 2B encapsulin nanocompartment shell protein: MSLSPDTARQLATATKTVPQMRGVTPRYLLRALPWVDIESGVYRVNRRRSFILGDDRISTYDDNGTPRVVAGDLRELPYLRDAEDAALDELAAAFAPLTFDAGQVLVQEGDPAERLWVLVEGRAEKRVTGRYGEDALLDVAGDGQFFDLDAWTRGEPMPYRVKALTPGTALCADRAALTQLTSRDERLRDAMDAFVAGDGVRPGTEAPIDLSSGHVGEVDLPGTYVDYEDAPREYHMTLAQTVLRVHTRVADLYNGPIDQTRAQANLTAQALRERQEAALLNHPEFGLVNNVSAGQRVQSRTGSPTPDDLDELLARVWKQPGYFVAHPRAIAAFGRECTRRGVPPVTDTRFGSPLLTWRGVPLLPSDKMRFSGGGAVGTTEILLMRLGEAEQGVVGLRPAAVPDEIEPGLSMRNMGVDQKGISSYLMTAYFNTAVLVEDAIAVLQNVEVSTYHDYS, from the coding sequence ATGAGCCTGAGCCCGGACACCGCACGGCAACTCGCCACCGCCACCAAGACCGTTCCGCAAATGCGCGGGGTCACCCCGCGCTATCTGTTGCGCGCCCTGCCCTGGGTGGATATCGAATCAGGCGTCTACCGCGTCAACCGCCGTCGCTCCTTCATCCTGGGCGACGACCGGATCAGCACGTACGACGACAACGGCACCCCGCGCGTGGTGGCGGGCGACCTGCGCGAACTGCCCTATTTACGCGACGCCGAGGACGCCGCGCTCGACGAACTCGCCGCCGCCTTCGCACCGTTGACGTTCGACGCCGGCCAGGTCCTGGTCCAGGAAGGGGACCCGGCAGAGCGGCTGTGGGTGCTTGTGGAGGGCCGCGCCGAGAAGCGCGTCACCGGACGGTACGGCGAGGACGCACTGCTCGACGTGGCCGGCGACGGCCAGTTCTTCGACCTCGACGCGTGGACCCGGGGCGAACCGATGCCCTACCGCGTCAAGGCGCTCACCCCCGGCACCGCCCTGTGCGCCGACCGCGCCGCCCTCACCCAACTCACCTCCCGGGACGAGCGGTTGAGGGATGCGATGGACGCGTTCGTCGCCGGCGACGGCGTCCGGCCGGGCACGGAAGCGCCCATCGACCTGAGTTCGGGCCACGTCGGCGAGGTCGACCTGCCCGGCACCTACGTCGACTACGAGGATGCGCCGCGCGAGTACCACATGACCTTGGCCCAGACGGTGTTGCGCGTCCACACCCGTGTGGCGGACCTCTACAACGGCCCCATCGACCAGACCCGGGCCCAGGCGAACCTGACGGCGCAGGCGTTGCGGGAGCGGCAGGAGGCCGCCCTGCTCAACCACCCCGAATTCGGCCTCGTGAACAACGTGTCCGCCGGTCAGCGCGTACAGTCGCGCACCGGCTCACCGACCCCCGACGACCTCGACGAGCTGCTCGCCCGGGTGTGGAAGCAGCCGGGGTACTTCGTCGCACATCCGAGGGCGATCGCCGCGTTCGGCCGCGAGTGCACGCGCCGGGGTGTGCCGCCGGTGACCGACACCCGGTTCGGCAGCCCGCTGCTCACCTGGCGCGGGGTGCCGCTGCTGCCCTCCGACAAGATGCGGTTCTCCGGCGGCGGAGCGGTCGGCACCACGGAGATCCTGCTGATGCGCCTGGGCGAGGCGGAGCAGGGAGTGGTCGGGCTGCGTCCGGCCGCGGTCCCCGACGAGATCGAACCGGGCCTGTCCATGCGGAACATGGGCGTCGACCAGAAGGGCATCAGCTCGTACCTGATGACCGCCTACTTCAACACGGCCGTCCTGGTGGAGGACGCCATCGCGGTGCTCCAGAACGTCGAGGTGTCCACCTACCATGACTATTCCTGA
- a CDS encoding ROK family transcriptional regulator, translating into MATPNRRTVRDLRRDNRGAVLRRLYFDGPMSRQALGPATGLSSGSISNVVAELAADGLVQDAGVVDSDGGRPRTLLRVAPDSGHLIGVDVGETRVRVELFDLVLRELARVELSLDVGGYDVGHIVGHIRDGVAEVLRESGLDPARLLGVGVGVPGIVDRSSPDGAVVHGQTIGWDAVPLESLLRESLHLPDTTRYFIENGAKTLGQAEMWFGGGRGATDAVIVLFGSGVGACIVSGGAIYGGAHSSAAEWGHTTVHVRGRRCRCGALGCLEAYAGAEAVIQRWREAGAELPPRATEETALTALLTAAFPAEQGAAADATACAVVEETAEYLGAGLSDLINLYNPERILIGGWAGLQLGPHILESVRRHATAYALRHPAERVTIELGRLGPDAVTVGAATLPLAGFFTRGGHSAPTTEQEPPAERAGWRTSVAERTAR; encoded by the coding sequence ATGGCCACACCGAACAGAAGGACCGTCCGCGACCTGCGTCGGGACAACCGCGGCGCGGTACTGCGACGGCTGTATTTCGACGGCCCGATGAGCCGCCAGGCGCTCGGCCCCGCCACCGGGCTGAGTTCGGGCTCCATCAGCAATGTCGTCGCGGAACTCGCGGCCGACGGGCTCGTCCAGGACGCCGGGGTGGTCGACTCCGACGGCGGAAGGCCGCGCACCCTGCTCCGGGTCGCCCCGGACAGCGGCCACCTCATCGGCGTGGACGTCGGCGAGACCCGGGTCAGGGTGGAGCTGTTCGACCTCGTGCTGCGCGAACTGGCGCGCGTGGAGCTGTCGTTGGACGTCGGCGGCTACGACGTCGGCCACATCGTCGGCCACATCCGCGACGGCGTGGCCGAGGTCCTGCGCGAGAGCGGCCTCGACCCCGCCCGGCTGCTCGGCGTGGGGGTCGGCGTGCCCGGCATCGTCGACCGCAGCTCCCCCGACGGGGCCGTGGTGCACGGTCAGACCATCGGCTGGGACGCGGTGCCGCTGGAGTCCCTGCTCCGCGAGTCGCTCCACCTTCCGGACACAACGCGGTACTTCATCGAGAACGGCGCCAAGACGCTGGGCCAGGCGGAGATGTGGTTCGGCGGGGGCCGCGGGGCCACCGACGCGGTGATCGTCCTGTTCGGCTCGGGCGTCGGGGCCTGCATCGTGTCGGGCGGCGCGATCTACGGGGGCGCGCACAGCAGCGCCGCCGAATGGGGCCACACCACCGTGCACGTACGCGGACGGCGCTGCCGCTGCGGGGCGCTCGGCTGCCTGGAGGCGTACGCGGGCGCCGAGGCGGTCATCCAACGCTGGCGTGAGGCCGGGGCCGAACTGCCGCCCCGGGCGACCGAGGAGACGGCGCTCACCGCGCTGCTCACCGCCGCGTTCCCGGCGGAACAGGGTGCCGCCGCCGACGCGACGGCCTGTGCGGTCGTCGAGGAGACCGCGGAGTACCTGGGCGCGGGTCTCTCCGATCTGATCAACCTCTACAACCCGGAGCGCATCCTCATCGGCGGCTGGGCCGGGCTCCAACTCGGACCGCACATCCTGGAGTCGGTGCGCCGCCACGCGACCGCCTACGCGCTGCGCCATCCTGCCGAGCGCGTCACCATCGAGCTCGGCCGGCTCGGCCCGGACGCCGTCACCGTGGGCGCCGCCACCCTGCCGCTGGCCGGCTTCTTCACCCGTGGCGGCCACAGCGCGCCCACCACCGAACAGGAGCCCCCCGCGGAAAGGGCGGGCTGGCGCACGTCCGTGGCGGAGCGCACCGCCCGCTGA
- a CDS encoding NUDIX domain-containing protein, producing the protein MGARRSAGLLLYRTREDGIEVLVGHMGGPFFMGRETGAWSVPKGEYGPQERSEDAARREFEEELGLPPPEGLLVPLGDIVQRGGKTVTVWAIEADLDPADAVPGTFTMEWPRGSGTVRAFPEMDRFAWLSPDAAAPLLVRGQEAFLDRLVRHLTG; encoded by the coding sequence ATGGGCGCACGGCGCAGCGCGGGCCTCCTGCTGTATCGCACGCGGGAGGACGGCATCGAGGTGTTGGTCGGGCACATGGGCGGCCCGTTCTTCATGGGACGTGAGACGGGCGCGTGGTCGGTGCCGAAAGGAGAGTACGGCCCGCAGGAGCGGTCCGAGGACGCGGCGCGGCGCGAGTTCGAGGAGGAGCTGGGGCTGCCGCCTCCCGAGGGCCTCCTGGTGCCGCTGGGCGACATCGTGCAGCGCGGCGGCAAGACCGTGACGGTGTGGGCGATCGAGGCCGACCTCGATCCGGCCGACGCGGTGCCGGGCACCTTCACCATGGAGTGGCCGCGCGGGTCGGGCACGGTGCGTGCGTTCCCCGAGATGGACCGCTTCGCCTGGCTCTCCCCCGACGCGGCCGCCCCCCTGCTCGTCCGGGGCCAGGAGGCCTTCCTCGACCGCCTCGTCCGGCACCTGACCGGCTAG
- a CDS encoding DUF6328 family protein: protein MVDSGRNETAEERADRRWGDLLQELRVAQTGVQILFGFLLAVVFQQRFTSLSSTDRAIYVVTVVLGAATTGALIGPVSFHRMLAGQRLKPQTVTWASRLTVVGLVLLLCTVASSLLLILRVALHNALAPWLVAGVVCWFVCCWFVLPALAHRRYRDRDRDPSEG from the coding sequence ATGGTGGATTCGGGGCGGAACGAGACGGCCGAGGAACGCGCCGATCGCAGGTGGGGCGATCTGCTCCAGGAGCTGAGGGTCGCGCAGACCGGCGTCCAGATCCTGTTCGGGTTCCTGCTCGCGGTCGTGTTCCAGCAGCGGTTCACCTCGCTGAGCTCCACCGACCGGGCCATCTACGTCGTGACGGTGGTCCTGGGCGCGGCGACGACCGGCGCGCTCATCGGTCCCGTCTCCTTCCACCGCATGCTGGCGGGGCAGCGACTCAAGCCGCAGACGGTGACCTGGGCCTCGCGGCTCACCGTGGTCGGTCTGGTGCTGCTCCTGTGCACGGTGGCGAGTTCGCTGCTCCTGATCCTGCGCGTCGCCCTGCACAACGCCCTCGCCCCCTGGCTGGTGGCCGGGGTGGTCTGCTGGTTCGTCTGCTGTTGGTTCGTGCTGCCGGCCCTCGCGCACCGGCGTTACCGCGATCGTGACCGCGACCCGTCCGAGGGGTGA
- a CDS encoding VOC family protein, which translates to MSVSKTSILVLDCAEPVELAEFYAKLLGGEIEIGRDSDFVEVIGGNGVHLAIHRDHGYAPPSWPRPEDSQQAHLRIVVAYGDMDAAEREVITLGGTPVDTKDNNGPRDERVYADPAGHSFTLAVSAKRAEESRG; encoded by the coding sequence ATGAGTGTTTCCAAGACCAGCATCCTCGTCCTTGACTGTGCCGAGCCGGTCGAACTGGCCGAGTTCTACGCCAAGTTGCTCGGCGGTGAGATCGAGATCGGCCGCGACTCGGACTTCGTCGAGGTCATCGGCGGAAACGGCGTCCATCTGGCGATCCACCGCGACCACGGGTACGCACCGCCCAGCTGGCCGCGGCCCGAGGACTCCCAGCAGGCGCACCTGAGAATCGTGGTGGCCTACGGCGACATGGACGCCGCCGAGCGCGAGGTGATCACCCTGGGCGGGACGCCCGTCGACACCAAGGACAACAACGGGCCTCGCGACGAACGGGTCTACGCCGACCCGGCCGGCCACTCCTTCACCCTCGCCGTCTCCGCCAAGCGCGCGGAGGAGTCCCGCGGTTAG